The following are encoded in a window of Persicobacter psychrovividus genomic DNA:
- a CDS encoding voltage-gated chloride channel family protein has product MYIDLIKHIGYQIKLLVKWFLLIVPIAVIVGSLNAFFLWLLEEATGYRMSTYAHHSWIIYLLPLAGILIVWSYKKYGKNSAGGNNLIIDEIHEPGGGVPTRMAPFVLFSTVITHLFGGSAGREGTAVQIGGAIAQQFGKWYKLDEKDTKLILISGVAAGFGSVFGTPITGAIFALEVLAIGKIKYHAVIPALIASVVGNFVTIAWGISHEHLRLVNIAKEVNVQFNEDLHYDHIALLIGKIALAGIAFGFAGFLFGELTHKVKEVLTKVLKNQYLVPVVGAIFVIAVVKISGTYDYIGIGTSSYLPGGVCISSAFHAGGAKAYSWLMKLVMTAVTLGSGFKGGEVTPLFFVGATLGNTLAGVLNAPVALFAALGFIGVFSAATNTPMACTIMGVELFGSQYLLYFAVVCFVAYYFSGHTGIYTSQRVSAPKLIGRIPKEQGTLGQLRKEKKAFPLSNK; this is encoded by the coding sequence ATGTACATCGATCTGATAAAGCATATTGGTTATCAAATCAAGTTATTGGTTAAATGGTTTTTGCTCATCGTGCCTATTGCGGTGATCGTGGGATCATTGAACGCCTTCTTCCTGTGGTTGTTGGAAGAGGCTACAGGTTACAGAATGAGTACTTATGCGCATCATTCGTGGATCATCTATTTATTGCCACTTGCGGGTATTTTGATCGTTTGGTCTTATAAAAAATATGGCAAGAACAGTGCGGGAGGTAATAATTTAATTATCGATGAAATTCATGAGCCCGGTGGTGGGGTGCCAACACGTATGGCGCCGTTCGTATTGTTCTCTACCGTAATCACGCACCTTTTTGGTGGTTCTGCGGGTCGTGAAGGAACGGCTGTTCAAATTGGGGGAGCCATTGCACAACAATTTGGCAAATGGTACAAACTCGATGAAAAAGACACTAAGCTGATATTGATTTCAGGGGTTGCCGCAGGTTTCGGCTCTGTTTTCGGTACGCCTATAACAGGTGCAATTTTCGCCCTCGAAGTATTGGCTATCGGAAAAATCAAATACCATGCAGTAATTCCTGCATTGATCGCCTCAGTAGTAGGTAACTTTGTAACGATTGCCTGGGGAATATCTCATGAACATTTAAGACTGGTTAATATTGCCAAAGAGGTGAATGTTCAGTTCAATGAAGATTTACACTATGATCATATTGCTTTACTGATAGGGAAAATTGCTTTGGCAGGGATTGCCTTCGGTTTTGCTGGTTTCTTATTTGGTGAACTGACCCATAAAGTAAAAGAAGTATTGACGAAGGTTTTGAAAAATCAATACCTCGTGCCTGTGGTAGGAGCGATCTTCGTGATTGCCGTAGTAAAAATTTCAGGAACTTACGATTACATCGGTATTGGTACAAGTTCTTATTTGCCTGGGGGCGTTTGTATTTCTTCGGCTTTTCATGCTGGTGGCGCAAAAGCTTATTCTTGGCTGATGAAATTAGTGATGACTGCCGTAACATTGGGCTCAGGATTCAAAGGTGGTGAAGTTACCCCATTGTTTTTCGTCGGAGCGACTTTAGGAAATACCCTTGCTGGAGTTTTGAATGCGCCCGTGGCTTTGTTTGCCGCATTAGGATTTATTGGGGTGTTTTCAGCAGCGACCAACACACCAATGGCCTGTACCATTATGGGTGTTGAATTATTTGGATCTCAATATTTATTATATTTTGCAGTAGTGTGTTTTGTTGCATATTATTTTAGTGGTCATACTGGGATTTATACCTCTCAGCGTGTTTCGGCACCGAAGCTGATCGGCAGAATACCTAAAGAACAAGGGACATTGGGACAACTTCGAAAGGAGAAAAAAGCGTTCCCATTATCCAATAAATAG
- a CDS encoding iron-sulfur cluster assembly scaffold protein, with protein METSHEIQGMYCIARDANHGAAPIPVEGKWVKATDVSDISGLTHGVGWCAPQQGACKLSLNVKEGIIQEALIETIGCTGMTHSAAMASEIITGKTILEALNTDLVCDAINTAMRELFLQIVYGRTQTAFSEGGLPVGACLEDLGKGLRGVTGTVYGTTVKGPRYLEVAEGYVTQLGLDADDEIIGYSFVNLGRMMDFIKAGQTADEALKNASGTYGRFKDAVKFIDPRKD; from the coding sequence ATGGAAACTTCTCACGAAATCCAAGGAATGTATTGTATCGCTAGAGATGCAAATCATGGCGCGGCTCCAATTCCAGTTGAAGGAAAATGGGTTAAAGCTACAGATGTATCAGATATTTCAGGTTTGACTCACGGTGTGGGTTGGTGTGCTCCTCAGCAGGGCGCATGTAAATTGAGCTTGAATGTTAAAGAAGGTATCATTCAGGAAGCGTTGATTGAAACAATTGGTTGTACAGGTATGACGCACTCAGCAGCAATGGCTTCTGAAATCATCACTGGAAAAACTATTTTGGAAGCATTGAATACTGACTTGGTATGTGATGCGATCAATACAGCGATGCGTGAGTTGTTCTTGCAAATTGTTTATGGACGTACACAAACAGCTTTCTCAGAAGGTGGTTTGCCAGTAGGTGCATGTTTAGAGGATTTGGGTAAAGGCTTGCGTGGTGTAACTGGTACAGTTTACGGAACAACAGTTAAAGGACCAAGATACTTGGAAGTTGCTGAAGGTTATGTAACTCAGTTAGGTTTGGATGCTGACGATGAAATCATCGGTTATTCATTCGTAAACTTGGGTCGTATGATGGACTTCATCAAAGCTGGCCAAACAGCTGACGAAGCATTGAAAAACGCTTCAGGTACTTATGGCCGTTTCAAAGACGCAGTTAAATTTATTGACCCACGTAAAGACTAA
- a CDS encoding PAS domain-containing sensor histidine kinase, translating to MKAQIVFYSSMALSLLCLLVMCSWRFDFVSFVHFGEKVATMKFNTALLFFITGVGIFLAERKILAIKYSCILVLITASLTLLEYLLYINFGIDQLVSEDHYSQDSIGRMSPATAVSFMLLACSPLIYGRFSPLRSVLRYLVTLVGMICFFRHLLEIPNNYIPYFFRSMSVYTSFLLLCFGVILDFHEKKSVLYQLLFGKTAASQMFRQMVMLLLVIPLLAAYVIQYLATQGQLNLQFGLTLFLCVFCSLSVAYIVNLLSKFQQNEQKLAVHRKNLIQKNKELKRFKSAVDDVSIISTVNADKEITYVNRNFMDITRYSESELLGENHQIVDIPERDEKQFMEMWADLHAGKSWNGDMKCQAKGGDHFWVHTTVVPYLQSETGMQKFMFIRRDITAQKLEQEASEENKRVLQSENAFLTSFAYTVAHDLKQPLETVLGLIGLLGAKLKEPIEKEATLTQLMIHVNNSGLRMKRLIEDLLSFARSDRRVGFTSIDLMETCRGIVHDLAAQIESSKGEVRFDNLPTIIGEETNIRLLFQNIISNSLKFVPANHQPKVEIKARVEQQFFHFQISDNGIGVPEDKLEEVFGVFSKIHGISQYPGSGLGLANCRKIVKAHDGEIFMTSEEGKGTTVHFRLSRQLKEKAPVAQTQD from the coding sequence ATGAAAGCCCAAATTGTATTTTATAGCAGTATGGCACTGTCATTGTTGTGCTTGTTGGTCATGTGTAGCTGGCGGTTTGATTTTGTCTCTTTTGTCCATTTTGGGGAAAAGGTGGCGACCATGAAATTTAATACGGCACTGCTGTTTTTTATTACTGGCGTGGGAATATTCTTGGCAGAACGGAAAATCCTGGCCATCAAATACAGCTGCATATTGGTGCTGATTACGGCCTCACTCACCTTATTGGAGTATCTGCTTTATATCAATTTTGGAATCGATCAACTTGTTTCTGAGGACCATTATTCCCAGGATTCGATCGGTCGAATGTCGCCTGCCACGGCGGTTAGTTTTATGCTCTTGGCATGTTCCCCATTAATTTACGGGCGATTTTCCCCATTGCGCAGTGTCTTGCGTTACCTCGTTACCCTGGTGGGCATGATCTGTTTTTTCAGACATCTGCTCGAAATTCCCAACAACTATATTCCTTATTTCTTCCGCTCGATGTCGGTTTACACCTCATTTCTGTTGCTTTGCTTTGGGGTTATTTTGGATTTCCACGAAAAGAAAAGCGTGCTTTACCAACTGCTTTTTGGTAAAACGGCGGCAAGTCAAATGTTTCGGCAGATGGTTATGCTGCTGCTGGTGATTCCCTTGCTGGCCGCCTATGTTATTCAATATCTCGCCACGCAGGGGCAACTGAATTTACAGTTTGGGCTGACGTTGTTTCTGTGTGTATTCTGTTCGCTGAGTGTTGCCTACATTGTTAATTTACTGTCAAAATTTCAGCAGAATGAACAAAAATTAGCCGTTCACCGAAAAAACCTGATACAGAAAAACAAGGAACTGAAACGCTTCAAATCTGCCGTCGATGATGTTTCGATTATCTCTACCGTGAATGCCGACAAGGAAATCACTTATGTGAACAGAAATTTCATGGACATTACCAGGTATTCGGAATCGGAGCTGCTGGGGGAGAATCACCAAATTGTGGATATTCCTGAAAGAGATGAAAAGCAGTTCATGGAAATGTGGGCCGATCTACATGCAGGGAAATCATGGAATGGCGACATGAAATGCCAGGCAAAGGGTGGCGATCATTTTTGGGTGCACACCACTGTGGTACCTTATCTTCAGTCCGAAACGGGCATGCAGAAGTTTATGTTTATCCGTCGGGATATTACAGCCCAAAAGCTTGAACAGGAAGCTTCTGAAGAAAACAAAAGGGTATTGCAGTCTGAGAATGCTTTCCTGACCAGTTTTGCCTATACCGTGGCACACGACCTGAAACAGCCCCTTGAAACTGTGCTTGGGCTCATTGGTCTTTTGGGGGCGAAACTCAAGGAACCCATTGAAAAAGAGGCTACACTGACGCAATTGATGATTCATGTGAATAATTCTGGCTTGCGGATGAAGCGGCTTATCGAGGACTTGTTGAGCTTCGCCCGAAGTGATCGGCGCGTAGGTTTTACGTCTATCGATTTGATGGAAACCTGCCGAGGCATTGTTCATGACCTTGCGGCTCAAATTGAAAGCTCCAAAGGGGAGGTGCGCTTTGATAACCTTCCGACTATTATTGGAGAGGAAACCAACATTCGGTTGTTATTTCAAAATATCATTTCCAATTCTTTGAAATTTGTTCCTGCGAATCATCAGCCCAAAGTGGAGATCAAGGCGCGGGTGGAACAGCAGTTTTTTCATTTCCAGATCAGCGATAATGGCATCGGTGTTCCTGAAGATAAACTGGAAGAAGTCTTTGGCGTTTTCAGCAAGATACACGGCATTTCGCAATATCCTGGCTCAGGACTTGGGCTCGCCAACTGCCGAAAAATTGTCAAAGCCCATGACGGTGAAATTTTCATGACTTCCGAAGAAGGCAAAGGCACCACGGTCCATTTCAGGTTATCGCGGCAGTTAAAAGAAAAAGCACCCGTAGCCCAGACTCAGGACTAA
- the rimK gene encoding 30S ribosomal protein S6--L-glutamate ligase, translating to MNTNKIIVGSEEWCALPQLNVPAIKARVDSGAKTSSIHAVNITPFKKEGAPWVKFEVHPLQNDGKTTIHCEAPLVGKRKVKSSSGHMESRYVVRSILSIAEDTWEIDLTLTNRDSMGYRMLLGRQAMSGKMLVDPEASFQLGEPSSDILFQHYQTHIKSPSGLKIGLLASNPDLYSNRRIIEAGEERGHEMEFLNLKDCYIKLDGENPEMHYRDGRVLNDFDAIIPRIRPSMTFYGCALTRHFEAMGVYTLNTAAAITQSRDKLHSLQLLINAGLPIPTTGFANSPLNTSDLIQMVGGAPLIVKLLEGTQGKGVVLAETTKAAESLINAFKSLKANILVQEFVKEANGKDIRCFVIDGKVVESIMRTAAPGEFRANIHMGGTASLTKITAEERRIALKAAKTMNLKVAGVDIIRGQSSPLLLEVNSSPGLEGIEGASERDIAGMMIKAIEKDLKYKGVE from the coding sequence ATGAACACAAACAAAATTATTGTTGGAAGCGAAGAGTGGTGTGCTTTGCCTCAACTGAATGTTCCTGCGATTAAGGCACGAGTAGATTCTGGCGCAAAGACTTCTTCGATTCATGCGGTTAATATTACTCCTTTCAAAAAGGAAGGAGCCCCCTGGGTGAAATTTGAAGTTCACCCGCTGCAAAACGATGGCAAAACGACCATCCATTGCGAAGCTCCATTGGTGGGAAAACGAAAAGTTAAAAGTTCTTCGGGGCATATGGAGTCCCGTTATGTGGTGCGTTCAATTCTCTCGATTGCCGAGGATACCTGGGAGATTGACCTCACCCTGACCAACCGAGATTCTATGGGTTACAGAATGCTGTTGGGCCGTCAGGCCATGAGCGGAAAAATGCTCGTGGATCCTGAAGCGTCTTTTCAGTTGGGAGAGCCGTCATCAGATATCCTTTTTCAGCATTACCAGACCCACATCAAAAGCCCTTCAGGGTTAAAAATCGGACTGCTGGCCAGTAATCCTGACCTTTATAGTAATCGCAGGATTATTGAAGCAGGAGAGGAGCGGGGCCATGAAATGGAGTTCCTGAACCTGAAGGATTGCTACATCAAGCTCGATGGCGAAAATCCAGAAATGCATTATCGTGACGGTCGGGTACTGAATGATTTCGATGCCATTATTCCGCGAATTCGCCCGAGCATGACCTTTTATGGTTGTGCCCTGACGCGCCATTTCGAAGCGATGGGGGTTTATACGCTCAATACGGCGGCGGCCATTACCCAGTCAAGGGATAAGCTGCATTCTTTACAGTTGCTGATCAATGCAGGCTTGCCCATTCCCACAACAGGCTTTGCCAATTCCCCATTGAATACCTCTGATTTAATTCAGATGGTAGGAGGGGCACCTTTGATCGTGAAATTGTTGGAAGGAACACAGGGAAAAGGCGTGGTATTGGCGGAAACAACCAAGGCCGCAGAAAGCCTTATTAATGCTTTCAAAAGCCTGAAAGCCAATATCCTTGTGCAGGAGTTTGTCAAGGAAGCCAATGGAAAGGATATCCGCTGTTTTGTGATCGACGGTAAAGTGGTGGAAAGCATTATGCGTACCGCCGCCCCTGGGGAGTTCCGCGCCAATATTCATATGGGTGGAACGGCATCGCTCACCAAAATTACGGCTGAAGAGCGGAGAATAGCGCTTAAAGCGGCCAAAACCATGAATTTGAAGGTGGCAGGTGTGGACATCATCCGTGGGCAGAGCAGCCCATTGCTATTGGAAGTCAATTCGAGCCCAGGTTTGGAAGGGATTGAAGGAGCCTCGGAAAGAGATATTGCAGGGATGATGATCAAGGCAATTGAAAAAGACTTAAAATATAAAGGTGTGGAATAG
- a CDS encoding IS1634 family transposase: MFVREKLNKSGSISVQVIYKSSKKYKVVKTFGSSADPNEILALKNEANRWIHGQTGQVVINFDNQRTETQQVLDKIDQVKSVGIDLLLNSIYDEIGFNLVGDLLFRRLVFSRIEYPVSKLATTEHWSLNHGMNVSVNTVYRLMDKVHSEYKEILQHLSFEHSKQVLEGEVNIAFYDVTTLYFETDHQDDLRKTGFSKEGKHQNPQIVLGLLVSRGGYPLAYEIFEGNKFEGHTMLPIVDEFCNKYNITKLVVVADSGLMSNKNVKELLNKGYGFILGARIKNMNKEVKDQILNLTLGNGESAEIAQPDGLRLIITYSDKRAKKDGKNRQKGLDKLKKNIASGKLTKSNINNRGYNKYLKLDGEVKVQLDEEKFKEDGKWDGLKGYLTNVEGNSDEIIANYGELWKIEKAFRISKTDLKIRPIFHRIQKRIESHICISFVAYKVHKELERQLNIKEAGLSPEQAIKIARSIYEIQVPLSDGSKINKVLLLQPEQVKLAELFNF, translated from the coding sequence ATGTTTGTGCGTGAAAAACTCAATAAAAGTGGTAGCATCAGTGTCCAAGTCATCTATAAATCCTCAAAAAAGTACAAAGTTGTTAAGACTTTTGGCTCATCGGCTGACCCAAACGAGATTTTAGCACTTAAAAATGAAGCAAATCGATGGATTCATGGTCAGACTGGTCAGGTTGTCATTAATTTCGATAATCAAAGAACCGAAACTCAACAGGTCCTTGACAAAATAGATCAAGTCAAATCAGTTGGCATTGATCTTCTGCTAAATTCCATTTATGACGAAATAGGCTTTAATCTTGTCGGTGATCTCTTATTTCGAAGATTGGTATTTTCTCGCATCGAATACCCTGTAAGCAAGCTTGCGACGACAGAGCATTGGTCGTTAAATCATGGAATGAATGTGTCTGTCAATACTGTTTACAGGCTAATGGATAAAGTTCATTCTGAGTATAAAGAGATATTACAACATCTTAGCTTCGAACACTCAAAACAAGTTTTAGAAGGCGAGGTGAATATTGCATTTTATGATGTAACCACTCTTTATTTTGAAACAGATCATCAAGATGATTTAAGAAAAACAGGCTTTTCAAAAGAGGGGAAACATCAAAATCCGCAAATTGTACTGGGCTTATTGGTTAGTAGAGGAGGCTATCCACTTGCTTACGAAATATTTGAAGGTAATAAGTTTGAAGGGCATACCATGTTGCCTATCGTGGATGAGTTCTGCAACAAATATAATATTACCAAGTTGGTAGTTGTTGCTGATTCAGGGCTCATGTCTAATAAAAATGTAAAAGAACTACTTAATAAAGGCTATGGATTTATTCTCGGAGCAAGAATTAAGAACATGAACAAAGAAGTCAAAGACCAAATATTAAACTTGACTTTGGGTAATGGAGAGTCTGCTGAAATAGCTCAACCTGATGGATTAAGGCTGATTATTACATATTCTGACAAAAGAGCCAAAAAGGATGGTAAAAACAGACAAAAAGGGCTTGATAAACTCAAGAAGAATATTGCATCAGGTAAGCTTACAAAGTCCAATATCAATAACAGAGGCTATAACAAATATTTAAAACTTGATGGCGAGGTAAAGGTGCAGTTAGATGAAGAGAAGTTCAAGGAAGATGGTAAATGGGATGGCCTAAAAGGCTATTTAACGAACGTAGAGGGTAATTCTGATGAAATCATTGCCAATTATGGAGAACTATGGAAAATTGAAAAAGCTTTTCGTATCTCGAAGACAGACTTAAAAATTAGACCTATATTCCATCGGATTCAAAAAAGAATTGAGAGTCATATCTGCATTTCCTTTGTTGCATATAAGGTACATAAAGAGTTGGAGAGACAGCTCAATATTAAAGAGGCAGGGCTAAGTCCTGAACAGGCAATCAAAATTGCTCGAAGCATTTATGAAATTCAAGTTCCACTGTCAGATGGCAGCAAAATAAACAAAGTACTTTTGTTGCAACCAGAGCAGGTAAAATTAGCGGAATTATTCAATTTTTGA
- a CDS encoding GGGtGRT protein, giving the protein MPLFESYDRRIDQINSVLKANGIESLEEAKSICDNYGVDVISLVKEIQPIAFENAGWAYTVGAAIAIKRGLKDAPAIAEALGEGIQSFCIPGSVADQRKVGLGHGNLGAMLLKEENTCFAFLAGHESFAAAEGAIGIVKSANRVRNTPLKVILNGLGKDAAKIIARINGFTYVQTKFDYTTGKVEEVMRKAYSDGERAQVLSFGADDVREGVAIMHKENVGVSITGNSTNPTRFQHPVAGTYKRERLEAGESYFSVASGGGTGRTLHPDNMGAGPASYGMTDTMGRMHADAQFAGSSSVPAHVEMMGLIGMGNNPMVGATVAVAVAISQK; this is encoded by the coding sequence ATGCCATTATTTGAAAGTTACGATCGTCGAATTGATCAGATCAATTCAGTATTAAAAGCTAACGGGATTGAATCTTTGGAAGAAGCTAAATCAATCTGTGATAACTATGGTGTTGATGTAATTTCTTTGGTAAAAGAAATTCAGCCAATCGCCTTCGAAAATGCAGGTTGGGCTTACACTGTAGGTGCTGCCATCGCTATTAAAAGAGGTTTGAAAGATGCGCCAGCAATCGCTGAAGCTTTGGGTGAAGGTATCCAGTCTTTCTGTATTCCTGGTTCTGTTGCTGACCAACGTAAAGTAGGTTTGGGTCACGGTAACTTGGGTGCGATGTTGTTGAAAGAAGAAAACACTTGTTTCGCTTTCTTGGCGGGTCACGAGTCTTTCGCAGCTGCTGAAGGTGCTATCGGTATCGTAAAATCTGCGAACCGTGTACGTAACACGCCATTGAAAGTAATCTTGAACGGTTTGGGTAAAGATGCAGCGAAAATCATCGCTCGTATCAACGGTTTTACTTACGTTCAAACTAAATTTGACTACACTACTGGTAAAGTAGAAGAGGTAATGCGCAAAGCTTACTCTGACGGTGAACGTGCACAAGTATTGTCTTTCGGTGCTGATGATGTACGCGAAGGTGTTGCGATCATGCACAAAGAAAACGTAGGAGTTTCTATCACTGGTAACTCTACTAACCCAACTCGTTTCCAACACCCAGTAGCGGGTACTTACAAGCGCGAGCGTTTGGAAGCTGGTGAGTCTTACTTCTCTGTTGCTTCAGGTGGTGGTACAGGTCGTACTTTGCACCCAGACAACATGGGCGCGGGTCCTGCTTCTTATGGTATGACAGACACAATGGGTCGTATGCACGCTGATGCTCAGTTCGCTGGTTCTTCTTCTGTTCCTGCTCACGTAGAAATGATGGGATTGATCGGTATGGGTAACAACCCAATGGTAGGTGCTACTGTAGCAGTTGCTGTGGCGATCTCTCAGAAATAA
- a CDS encoding lycopene cyclase family protein, which yields MNTANNFDYIFCGLGMANLSLLVRGLEEGIFDHKAVLLIDPKPLADRGNDRTWCFWSDEALPFDFLVSKAWSKMHFFTQEGTHIPLRPRRYVYQMIRSADFYAYAQAVISQFSNITTVVASVSHIDSKIGRVTAGEQDYEAPVVFNSISPDLSSFGEHPTLLQHFKGLMIETPTLHQFEKHEMYLMDFRCPQTEGTTFFYVLPVAPNRIFVEYTFFSPKVLAEEVYREGLKEYISKTLKIRTFDVVEEEFGIIPMTSFPFKRNEGKVVNLGVVGGDTRGSTGYTFRNTQFVVGQLIKSIKKGKSLEVNEPVSAVHQMFDETILRVLLAQKEYNGAQIFADLFSKLPTHLMLSFLDGSTSSLENLRVMSAVKAQHFIKPFWNAYKNQKMKPS from the coding sequence ATGAATACGGCAAACAATTTTGATTACATTTTCTGCGGATTAGGGATGGCTAATCTGAGCTTACTGGTGCGTGGTTTGGAGGAAGGAATCTTTGATCATAAAGCCGTGCTGCTCATTGATCCTAAGCCACTGGCCGATCGGGGTAACGATCGTACGTGGTGTTTTTGGTCTGATGAAGCTCTGCCTTTTGACTTTTTAGTGTCGAAGGCGTGGTCGAAAATGCACTTCTTTACACAGGAGGGCACGCACATTCCTTTGCGTCCGCGCAGGTATGTTTATCAAATGATACGAAGTGCTGACTTCTACGCCTATGCGCAGGCCGTGATCAGTCAGTTTTCCAATATTACCACAGTCGTTGCGTCGGTGTCGCATATTGATTCCAAAATTGGGCGTGTTACCGCAGGCGAGCAAGATTATGAAGCACCCGTGGTATTTAACAGTATCAGTCCTGATTTGTCATCTTTTGGCGAGCACCCGACCCTGTTGCAGCATTTCAAGGGACTGATGATTGAAACGCCCACGCTGCATCAGTTCGAAAAACATGAAATGTACCTGATGGATTTCAGGTGTCCGCAAACTGAAGGCACCACCTTTTTTTATGTACTTCCTGTGGCGCCCAACCGTATTTTTGTGGAGTACACCTTTTTTTCACCAAAAGTATTAGCCGAAGAGGTGTATAGGGAAGGGCTGAAAGAATACATTTCCAAGACCCTGAAAATAAGAACTTTCGATGTGGTGGAAGAGGAGTTTGGTATTATTCCAATGACCTCCTTTCCCTTTAAAAGAAACGAAGGAAAGGTTGTGAACTTGGGGGTTGTGGGTGGTGACACCCGTGGTTCAACAGGTTACACTTTCAGAAATACCCAGTTTGTGGTCGGGCAACTGATTAAGTCTATCAAAAAAGGAAAATCGCTGGAGGTCAACGAGCCTGTGAGTGCTGTACATCAAATGTTTGATGAAACCATTTTACGGGTGCTTTTGGCGCAAAAGGAGTATAATGGGGCGCAGATTTTTGCGGATCTTTTCAGCAAATTGCCTACCCACCTGATGCTCTCTTTTCTCGATGGTTCAACCTCCTCCCTTGAGAACCTGCGCGTTATGAGTGCGGTTAAAGCGCAGCACTTTATCAAGCCCTTTTGGAATGCCTATAAAAATCAGAAAATGAAGCCTTCCTAA